In Nonomuraea sp. NBC_00507, the following are encoded in one genomic region:
- a CDS encoding efflux RND transporter permease subunit, with the protein MTAFARLSLVNRTLVVLVALVVSAFGVFTIPQLKQQLLPSLSFPGAFVVAPYPGASPEIVEEQVTKPIEDSFQGLEGMEQMTSTSREGMASIQVAFAYGTDVESSLNKMQQAVSRVTLPDGVEPQVTAGNTDDLPVLVLAVGDGGDSRAMADKLRRIMVPELQGVAGVREAAVTGTRDEVVTIEPDADKMKDKGVSAAQIPDVLKANGTPIPAGTLTDAGKTLTVQVGVRVDSVEKLKGLYLTPAQSQQTPAQGQPQQGQPQQGQPQQGQPQQGQPQQGQPQQGQPQQGQAQGQGGLPQQVAKPKPLKPVKLGDVAEIKRGLADATTITRTDGTSSLGVSVTMMPDGNAVTISHEIREKLPELTRALGDSSDTQVSVVFDQAPYVEQSIESLTTEGLLGLAFAVLVILVFLLSVRSTLVTAVSIPLSVVIALIVLWAGDYSLNMLTLGALTIAVGRVVDDSIVVLENIKRHLGYGEARLQAILTAVREVSGAVTASTLTTVAVFAPIAIVGGMVGELFGPFSITVAVALLASLVVSLTVVPVLAYWFLKTPELTPEQARKQREEAEAKELRSPLQRAYLPVLRFATRFKLVTVLIGVAVFVGTMGLAGGLRTNFLDSSGQNTISLSQRMPVGTDLATTDKAAQQVEDVLADVEAVETYQVNVGGSGGGFGGGGFGGGGSSADSASYSVTLKDGADTPKVEQELRDKIAGLSGVGEVTVGGGGGGFNSDTVSVIVRAPDIETLRTASDEVTRAMGEVSGLRDVSSNLEAGAPRVEVVVDREEAAERGLSEAQIGQAVAQAFRGAPLGQITLDGRASDLVLRGADAPEDVEAVEDLELATAAGTVKLSTVADVKEVAGPTQVTRIDGERSATVSAKVADAGNLGAVTQTLTTTLDGLQLGSGASYEMGGASADQADAFADLGLAMLAAIAIVFMIMVATFRSFIQPVILLVSIPFAATGAVGLLVATDTALGVPALIGMLMLIGIVVTNAIVLIDLINQYREQGMGVVEAVIEGGRRRLRPILMTAVATICALTPMALGVTGSGGFISQPLAIVVIGGLISSTLLTLVLVPTLYTVVERTKERMRRTPAAPATEEPEEKVLTPAT; encoded by the coding sequence ATGACCGCTTTCGCCAGGTTGAGCCTGGTCAATCGGACTCTTGTCGTCTTGGTGGCGTTGGTGGTGAGCGCGTTCGGCGTGTTCACGATTCCGCAGTTGAAGCAGCAGTTGCTTCCGTCGTTGTCGTTCCCGGGCGCTTTCGTGGTGGCGCCGTATCCCGGCGCGTCGCCCGAGATCGTGGAGGAGCAGGTCACCAAGCCGATCGAGGACTCCTTCCAGGGGCTGGAGGGGATGGAGCAGATGACCTCCACCTCCCGGGAGGGCATGGCGTCGATCCAGGTCGCCTTCGCCTACGGCACCGACGTGGAGTCGTCGCTGAACAAGATGCAGCAGGCCGTCAGCAGGGTGACGCTGCCCGACGGGGTGGAGCCGCAGGTGACGGCGGGCAACACCGACGACCTGCCGGTGCTGGTGCTGGCGGTGGGCGACGGCGGCGACTCGCGGGCGATGGCCGACAAGCTGCGCCGGATCATGGTGCCGGAGTTGCAGGGCGTGGCGGGCGTGCGGGAGGCGGCGGTCACCGGTACCCGTGACGAGGTGGTGACGATCGAGCCGGACGCCGACAAGATGAAGGACAAGGGTGTGTCGGCGGCGCAGATCCCCGACGTGCTGAAGGCGAATGGCACTCCGATCCCGGCGGGCACGCTGACCGACGCGGGCAAGACGCTGACGGTGCAGGTGGGTGTGCGGGTCGACTCGGTGGAGAAGCTGAAGGGCCTCTACCTGACGCCCGCCCAGTCTCAGCAGACGCCGGCCCAGGGCCAGCCTCAGCAGGGCCAGCCCCAGCAGGGGCAACCTCAGCAGGGCCAGCCCCAGCAGGGGCAACCTCAGCAGGGCCAGCCCCAGCAGGGGCAACCTCAGCAGGGCCAGGCGCAGGGTCAGGGCGGATTGCCGCAGCAGGTGGCGAAGCCCAAGCCGCTCAAGCCGGTCAAACTGGGCGACGTCGCGGAGATCAAGCGGGGGCTGGCCGACGCGACGACGATCACCCGTACGGACGGCACGTCGAGCCTGGGCGTGTCGGTGACGATGATGCCGGACGGCAACGCGGTGACGATCTCGCACGAGATCCGGGAGAAGCTGCCGGAGCTGACCCGGGCGCTGGGCGACAGCTCCGACACGCAGGTGTCGGTGGTGTTCGACCAGGCGCCGTATGTGGAGCAGTCGATCGAGAGCCTGACCACCGAGGGCCTGCTGGGTCTGGCGTTCGCGGTGCTGGTCATCTTGGTGTTCCTGCTGTCGGTGCGCTCGACGCTGGTGACGGCGGTGTCGATTCCGCTGTCGGTGGTGATCGCGCTGATCGTGTTGTGGGCGGGCGACTATTCGCTGAACATGCTGACGCTGGGCGCGCTGACGATCGCGGTGGGCCGGGTCGTGGACGACTCGATCGTGGTCCTGGAGAACATCAAGCGGCATCTCGGCTACGGCGAGGCACGACTACAGGCGATCTTGACGGCGGTGCGTGAGGTGTCGGGCGCGGTGACGGCTTCGACGCTGACGACGGTGGCGGTGTTCGCGCCGATCGCGATTGTGGGCGGCATGGTGGGCGAGCTGTTCGGCCCGTTCTCGATCACGGTGGCGGTGGCGTTGCTGGCCTCGCTGGTGGTGTCGCTGACGGTGGTGCCGGTGCTGGCGTACTGGTTCCTCAAGACGCCGGAGCTGACGCCCGAGCAGGCGCGCAAGCAGCGGGAGGAGGCCGAGGCCAAGGAGCTGCGCTCGCCGTTGCAGCGGGCCTATCTGCCGGTGTTGCGGTTCGCCACCCGGTTCAAGCTGGTGACGGTGCTCATCGGGGTGGCGGTGTTCGTCGGCACGATGGGGCTGGCCGGCGGCCTGCGGACGAACTTCCTGGACTCCTCGGGGCAGAACACGATCTCGTTGTCGCAGCGGATGCCGGTCGGCACGGACCTGGCCACCACCGACAAGGCCGCCCAGCAGGTCGAGGACGTGCTGGCGGACGTGGAGGCGGTAGAGACCTACCAGGTGAACGTCGGCGGGAGCGGCGGCGGCTTCGGCGGCGGCGGTTTCGGCGGGGGCGGCAGCAGCGCGGACTCGGCCTCGTACTCGGTCACCCTCAAGGACGGCGCCGACACGCCGAAGGTCGAGCAGGAGCTGCGCGACAAGATCGCGGGCCTGTCCGGCGTCGGTGAGGTGACCGTGGGCGGGGGCGGCGGCGGGTTCAACTCCGACACGGTCAGCGTGATCGTGCGCGCGCCCGACATCGAGACGTTGCGTACGGCGAGTGACGAGGTCACGCGGGCGATGGGCGAGGTGTCCGGGCTGCGGGACGTGTCGTCGAACCTGGAGGCCGGCGCGCCGCGGGTCGAGGTCGTGGTCGACCGTGAGGAGGCCGCCGAGCGCGGCCTGTCGGAGGCGCAGATCGGGCAGGCGGTGGCGCAGGCGTTCCGCGGCGCGCCGCTGGGTCAGATCACGCTGGACGGCCGTGCCAGCGATCTGGTGCTGCGGGGCGCGGACGCGCCGGAGGACGTCGAGGCGGTCGAGGATCTGGAGCTGGCCACGGCGGCCGGGACGGTGAAGCTGTCGACGGTGGCCGACGTCAAGGAGGTGGCCGGTCCGACACAGGTGACCAGGATCGACGGTGAGCGTTCGGCCACGGTCTCGGCCAAGGTCGCCGACGCCGGGAACCTGGGCGCGGTGACGCAGACGCTGACGACGACGCTGGACGGGCTGCAGCTGGGCTCGGGCGCCTCCTATGAGATGGGCGGCGCGTCGGCCGATCAGGCGGACGCGTTCGCCGATCTGGGGCTGGCGATGCTGGCGGCGATCGCGATCGTGTTCATGATCATGGTGGCGACGTTCCGCAGCTTCATCCAGCCGGTGATCCTGCTGGTGTCGATCCCGTTCGCGGCGACGGGCGCGGTCGGGCTGCTGGTGGCCACCGACACGGCGCTGGGCGTGCCGGCGCTGATCGGCATGCTGATGCTGATCGGGATCGTGGTGACGAACGCGATCGTGCTGATCGACCTGATCAACCAGTATCGCGAGCAGGGCATGGGCGTGGTCGAGGCGGTGATCGAGGGCGGCCGGCGGCGGTTGCGGCCGATCCTGATGACGGCGGTGGCCACGATCTGCGCGCTGACGCCGATGGCGCTGGGCGTGACCGGGTCGGGCGGGTTCATCTCGCAGCCGCTGGCGATCGTGGTGATCGGCGGGCTGATCTCCTCGACGCTGCTGACCCTGGTCCTGGTGCCGACGCTGTACACGGTGGTGGAGCGGACGAAGGAGCGGATGCGGCGCACGCCGGCCGCGCCTGCGACCGAGGAGCCGGAGGAGAAGGTTCTCACGCCGGCCACGTGA
- a CDS encoding MarR family winged helix-turn-helix transcriptional regulator: MNDEREDLIRRITETQRDLGRLFAQQRSSLFDSNLTMRQFRVIMLLSAEGSASGQELAAGLGVGLGTVTGIVDRLIAQGLVSRREDPHDRRVRRVELTTAGASLIADINDTGAGQLRRIIEHLDTETLRNLDQATRAIRAVADKLDSEPDQ; the protein is encoded by the coding sequence GTGAACGACGAACGCGAAGACCTGATCCGGCGGATCACCGAAACACAACGTGACCTGGGACGACTGTTCGCCCAGCAGCGATCGTCGCTCTTCGACTCCAACCTCACCATGCGCCAGTTCAGGGTCATCATGCTGCTGTCCGCCGAAGGCTCCGCCTCCGGCCAGGAACTCGCCGCCGGCCTCGGCGTCGGCCTCGGCACCGTCACCGGCATCGTCGACCGGCTCATCGCCCAAGGCCTCGTCAGCCGCCGCGAAGACCCCCACGACCGCCGCGTCCGCCGCGTCGAGCTCACCACCGCCGGCGCCAGCCTCATCGCCGACATCAACGACACCGGCGCCGGCCAGCTGCGCCGCATCATAGAGCACCTCGACACCGAGACCCTGCGCAACCTCGACCAGGCCACCCGCGCCATCCGGGCCGTCGCCGACAAACTCGACAGCGAGCCGGACCAGTGA
- a CDS encoding HelD family protein, with product MANRQDGRAEALDTEQRRVSWLYGLLDVTRQRAQAALREVYGRGGGTRQAMVEREALASEQARRLAQLNAVERGLCFGRIDDGSGGSVYIGRIGLRDERHESVLIDWRAPAARPFYVATATDPQGLVRRRHLHLKDRVVVGIDDEVFDLEGMSEGERRTLVGEAALLAALRRGRTGRMGDVVATIQTEQDRVIRASWQGALVVQGGPGTGKTVAALHRAAFLLYTHRDTLERRGVLVVGPNPMFLRYIGQVLPALGETQVVMTTVGEMFPGVRAVAADGPAAAVVKGDVRMAGVVARALELRQRVPEGDLVVELDGLALRVPHAVCVRLRHRARAVRLPHNMARKLYVTEMLKELARAEARALEESLHLEELANGDPEMEELAEPLDLEGDLDEVDLDLASRRLWQEPQVRRAVDDLWPELTPQRLIGELLCSPETLWSVAPPGLDWRTLVRPVGAPWTAGDVPLLDEVAELLGEDDSARRVAARREEEEQAERLLYADEVLHTTGVLEEGIFERADVLAERHADDGAELTTADRAAADRSWAYGHVIVDEAQELSAMAWRMVMRRVPARSLTVVGDLAQTGSAAGARSWAEVLDPYLEGRWRVEHLKVNYRTPSEIMEVAAQVLRAFDPGQEPPESVRSGGARPRAVRVPVSGLPALVKEELAAIGEGRVGVVTSDAVHEEAARLWPGGGLDALVAVLTVEQAKGLEFDAVVVVDPAGILAQSPMGGRDLYVAVTRATRRLTVAYEGELPGVLSRLAQKSTM from the coding sequence ATGGCTAATCGTCAAGATGGTCGCGCGGAAGCTCTTGACACCGAGCAGCGGCGTGTGTCGTGGCTGTACGGGCTGCTCGACGTCACCAGGCAGCGGGCGCAGGCGGCGCTGCGCGAGGTGTACGGCAGGGGCGGCGGCACCCGCCAGGCGATGGTCGAGCGCGAGGCGCTGGCCTCGGAGCAGGCGCGCAGGCTGGCGCAGCTGAACGCGGTCGAGCGTGGCCTGTGTTTCGGCCGCATCGACGACGGTTCGGGCGGCAGCGTCTACATCGGCAGGATCGGGCTGCGTGACGAGCGGCACGAGTCGGTGCTGATCGACTGGCGGGCGCCGGCGGCGCGGCCGTTCTACGTGGCCACGGCCACCGATCCGCAGGGGCTGGTGCGGCGCAGGCACCTGCATCTGAAGGACCGGGTGGTGGTCGGCATCGACGATGAGGTGTTCGACCTGGAGGGGATGAGCGAGGGGGAGCGGCGCACGCTGGTGGGCGAGGCGGCGCTGCTGGCGGCGCTGCGCCGGGGGCGGACGGGCCGGATGGGCGACGTGGTGGCCACCATCCAGACCGAGCAGGACCGGGTGATCCGCGCCTCGTGGCAGGGCGCGCTGGTGGTGCAGGGCGGCCCGGGCACCGGCAAGACGGTGGCGGCGCTGCACCGGGCGGCGTTCCTGCTCTACACCCACCGCGACACGCTGGAGCGGCGCGGCGTGCTGGTGGTGGGCCCCAACCCGATGTTCCTGCGCTACATCGGGCAGGTGCTGCCGGCGCTGGGGGAGACGCAGGTGGTGATGACGACGGTCGGGGAGATGTTCCCGGGGGTGCGGGCGGTGGCGGCCGACGGCCCGGCCGCGGCGGTGGTCAAGGGCGACGTGCGGATGGCCGGGGTGGTGGCGCGGGCGCTGGAGCTGCGCCAGCGGGTGCCGGAGGGTGATCTGGTGGTGGAGCTGGACGGGCTGGCGCTGCGGGTGCCGCACGCGGTGTGCGTGCGGCTGCGCCATCGGGCGCGGGCGGTGCGGCTGCCGCACAACATGGCGCGCAAGCTGTACGTAACGGAGATGCTCAAGGAGCTGGCCAGGGCCGAGGCGCGGGCGTTGGAGGAGTCGCTGCACCTGGAGGAGCTGGCCAACGGCGATCCGGAGATGGAGGAGCTGGCCGAGCCCCTCGATCTGGAGGGCGATCTGGACGAGGTGGATCTGGACCTGGCCTCGCGGCGGCTGTGGCAGGAGCCGCAGGTGCGGCGCGCGGTCGACGACCTGTGGCCGGAGCTGACGCCGCAGCGGCTGATCGGCGAGCTGCTGTGCTCGCCGGAGACGCTGTGGTCGGTGGCGCCGCCGGGCCTGGACTGGCGGACGCTGGTGCGGCCGGTCGGCGCGCCGTGGACGGCCGGGGACGTGCCGTTGCTGGACGAGGTGGCCGAGCTGCTGGGCGAGGACGACTCGGCGCGGCGGGTGGCGGCCAGGCGGGAGGAGGAGGAGCAGGCCGAGCGGCTGCTGTACGCCGATGAGGTGCTGCACACCACGGGCGTGCTGGAGGAGGGCATCTTCGAGCGGGCCGACGTGCTGGCCGAGCGGCATGCCGACGACGGGGCGGAGCTGACCACGGCCGATCGGGCGGCGGCCGACCGCTCGTGGGCCTATGGGCACGTGATCGTGGACGAGGCGCAGGAGTTGTCGGCGATGGCCTGGCGGATGGTGATGCGGCGGGTGCCGGCCAGGTCGCTGACGGTGGTGGGCGACCTCGCGCAGACGGGGTCGGCTGCGGGGGCGCGCTCGTGGGCGGAGGTGCTGGACCCCTACCTGGAGGGCCGGTGGCGGGTGGAGCACCTGAAGGTCAACTACCGCACGCCGTCGGAGATCATGGAGGTTGCGGCGCAGGTGCTGCGGGCCTTCGATCCGGGGCAGGAGCCGCCGGAGTCGGTGCGGTCCGGCGGGGCGCGGCCGCGGGCGGTGCGGGTGCCGGTCTCGGGCCTGCCGGCCCTGGTGAAGGAGGAGCTGGCCGCGATCGGCGAGGGCCGGGTGGGCGTGGTGACCTCCGACGCGGTCCATGAGGAGGCGGCGCGGCTGTGGCCGGGCGGGGGCCTGGACGCGCTGGTGGCGGTGCTGACGGTGGAGCAGGCCAAGGGGCTGGAGTTCGACGCGGTGGTGGTGGTGGACCCGGCGGGGATCCTGGCGCAGTCGCCGATGGGCGGGCGGGACCTGTACGTGGCGGTGACGCGGGCGACGCGGCGGCTGACGGTGGCCTATGAGGGCGAGCTGCCGGGCGTCCTGTCCCGCCTGGCTCAGAAATCTACAATGTAA
- a CDS encoding LacI family DNA-binding transcriptional regulator, translating into MATRERPRRVTIADVARHAGVSTTAVSKVLRSAYGVSPAMRDRVKAAIEELGYRPQAAARAMRGRTFTIGVLLPDLRNPFFPDILDGLSEQLAGTDYQAIMVQGGPGTQGETRAIEALVDRQVDGILMIAPGVGRARLEAVAAQMPMVVLGPHEKSAVYDAVYDDDELGAELVVRHLIGLGHRRIAHIGNKPAARGRGRVELESIRAATYERVMREHGLDAEIAMALTSYTEEGGYEGARELLGRSPRPTAIFAGMDLAALGALRALHEAGLSVPADVSLAGYDNTRLAAVSTISLTSVDQDGAVMGRTAGRLLLERIEGRTSSVRFSVTPTLVPRRSTAPPAPEA; encoded by the coding sequence ATGGCCACGCGCGAGCGGCCGCGGCGGGTGACGATCGCCGATGTGGCGCGCCACGCCGGGGTGTCCACGACGGCGGTGTCGAAGGTGCTGCGCAGCGCCTATGGGGTCAGCCCGGCCATGCGCGACCGGGTCAAGGCCGCGATCGAGGAGCTCGGTTACCGGCCGCAGGCGGCGGCGCGGGCGATGCGGGGTCGCACGTTCACGATCGGGGTGCTGCTGCCGGATCTGCGTAACCCGTTCTTCCCCGACATTCTGGATGGGTTGTCGGAGCAGCTCGCGGGCACCGACTATCAGGCGATCATGGTGCAGGGCGGGCCGGGGACGCAGGGGGAGACGCGGGCGATCGAGGCTCTGGTGGACCGGCAGGTGGACGGCATCCTCATGATCGCGCCGGGGGTGGGGCGGGCGCGGCTGGAGGCGGTGGCCGCGCAGATGCCGATGGTGGTGCTGGGCCCGCATGAGAAGTCGGCGGTGTACGACGCGGTCTACGACGATGACGAGCTGGGCGCGGAGCTGGTCGTGCGGCATCTGATCGGGCTGGGGCACCGGCGGATCGCGCACATCGGGAACAAGCCCGCCGCCCGGGGGCGTGGCCGGGTGGAGTTGGAGTCGATCAGGGCGGCGACGTACGAGCGGGTGATGCGTGAGCACGGGCTGGACGCTGAGATCGCGATGGCGCTGACCTCCTATACCGAGGAGGGCGGTTATGAGGGGGCGCGTGAGCTGCTCGGCCGTTCCCCGCGCCCGACGGCGATCTTCGCGGGGATGGACCTGGCGGCGTTGGGGGCGCTGCGGGCGTTGCACGAGGCGGGGTTGTCGGTGCCGGCGGATGTGTCGCTGGCCGGTTACGACAACACGCGGCTGGCGGCGGTGTCGACCATCTCGCTGACGAGTGTGGATCAGGACGGGGCGGTCATGGGGCGGACGGCGGGGCGGCTGCTGCTGGAACGCATCGAGGGCCGGACGTCGTCGGTGCGTTTCTCGGTGACGCCGACTCTGGTGCCTCGTCGCTCCACGGCCCCTCCCGCTCCGGAGGCCTAA
- a CDS encoding SDR family NAD(P)-dependent oxidoreductase gives MSDYLRELFSLHGRRALVTGGSSGIGYAMAEAIGRAGAEVVLVARRAHELDQAAARLRDHGVSATRISADLGERDDVRRVCDTAGDIDILVNDAANNIRKPMAELTADDYEQTIAVNLTAPYLLGQHFGPAMAERGWGRIINVGSQQTISAFGDSGVYGAAKAALAGLTRSQAEAWSASGVCVNTIIPGFVLTPLTEPAQAIPGRVEALAARHMVGRNGVPQDFAGAAVFLAGEASAFVTGQMLFVDGGFSVH, from the coding sequence GTGTCCGACTACCTGCGGGAGCTGTTCTCCCTCCATGGCCGCCGCGCCCTCGTCACCGGCGGCAGTTCCGGCATCGGCTACGCCATGGCCGAGGCGATCGGCCGGGCCGGCGCCGAGGTCGTGCTGGTCGCCCGCAGAGCACACGAACTCGACCAGGCCGCCGCCCGGCTGCGCGACCACGGCGTCAGCGCCACCCGCATCAGCGCCGACCTCGGCGAGCGCGACGACGTCCGGCGGGTCTGCGACACCGCCGGCGACATCGACATCCTCGTCAACGACGCCGCCAACAACATCCGCAAGCCGATGGCCGAGCTCACCGCCGACGACTACGAGCAGACCATCGCCGTCAACCTCACCGCCCCCTACCTCCTCGGCCAGCACTTCGGGCCGGCGATGGCCGAACGCGGCTGGGGCCGCATCATCAACGTCGGCTCCCAGCAGACGATCAGCGCCTTCGGCGACAGCGGCGTCTACGGCGCCGCCAAGGCCGCCCTCGCCGGCCTGACCCGCTCCCAGGCCGAGGCGTGGTCGGCAAGCGGCGTCTGCGTCAACACGATCATCCCCGGATTCGTGCTCACCCCGCTGACCGAGCCCGCCCAGGCCATCCCCGGCCGCGTCGAAGCCCTCGCCGCCCGCCACATGGTCGGCCGCAACGGCGTGCCGCAGGACTTCGCCGGAGCGGCGGTGTTCCTCGCCGGCGAGGCCAGCGCTTTCGTCACCGGCCAGATGCTCTTCGTCGACGGCGGCTTCTCCGTGCACTAG
- a CDS encoding pyridoxamine 5'-phosphate oxidase family protein, translated as MASWQEFERQAPELAAVARRLMDGYRHKVLATLRKDGSPRVSGIETSFKDGELWTGSMSGAVKAADLRRDPRMALHVTSRDPEGSDPSTWEGDIKLAGRAVEIARADVPASFETPEPGSHLFRIELTEVVWTRVEADELVLDTWREGVGVRQIRRK; from the coding sequence ATGGCTTCATGGCAGGAGTTCGAGCGGCAGGCGCCGGAACTGGCGGCGGTGGCGCGCAGGCTGATGGACGGTTACCGGCACAAGGTGCTGGCGACGCTGCGCAAGGACGGATCGCCGCGGGTCAGCGGCATCGAGACGAGCTTCAAGGACGGCGAGCTGTGGACGGGGTCGATGTCGGGCGCGGTCAAGGCGGCCGACCTGCGGCGCGATCCGCGGATGGCGCTGCACGTCACCTCCCGCGACCCGGAGGGCTCCGATCCTTCGACGTGGGAGGGCGACATCAAACTGGCCGGCCGGGCGGTGGAGATCGCCCGCGCGGACGTGCCGGCGTCGTTCGAGACGCCGGAGCCGGGTTCGCACCTGTTCAGGATCGAGCTGACGGAGGTCGTGTGGACCAGGGTCGAGGCGGACGAGCTCGTCCTGGACACCTGGCGTGAGGGGGTGGGAGTGCGGCAGATCCGCCGCAAGTGA
- a CDS encoding cupin domain-containing protein, whose protein sequence is MIEVKSIDKPDERRDFPRGHLEVCNLSGLTFGVATFDPGWRWSESVKPIVGTDSCEVHHNGFVVQGRLRIRMNDGGEAEIGPGEVFVCSPGHDAWVVGDEQCVVYDFAGGMSDYAKRPATA, encoded by the coding sequence ATGATCGAGGTCAAGAGCATCGACAAGCCCGACGAACGCCGCGACTTCCCGCGGGGGCACCTGGAAGTGTGCAACCTCAGCGGGCTCACCTTCGGGGTGGCCACGTTCGACCCCGGCTGGCGCTGGTCGGAGTCGGTCAAACCGATCGTGGGCACGGACTCCTGCGAGGTCCACCACAACGGGTTCGTGGTCCAGGGACGGCTGCGCATCCGGATGAACGACGGCGGCGAAGCCGAGATCGGCCCGGGAGAGGTGTTCGTCTGCTCGCCGGGACACGACGCCTGGGTGGTGGGCGACGAGCAGTGCGTCGTCTACGACTTCGCGGGCGGCATGTCCGACTACGCCAAGCGGCCGGCGACCGCCTAG
- a CDS encoding VOC family protein: MNVELGYYTLSVPDLDRAAAFYGPLFGWEFTREHETYLHVTNTAVPMGFVSGGPSTQPNLYYHVSDIDAAVEQVRKLGGSTGEVFASKSGRGCSCTDDQGTQISLWEPDPGFA; encoded by the coding sequence ATGAATGTCGAGCTCGGCTACTACACGCTGTCCGTGCCGGACCTGGACCGGGCGGCCGCCTTCTACGGGCCCTTGTTCGGCTGGGAGTTCACCCGCGAGCACGAGACGTACCTGCACGTCACCAACACGGCCGTGCCGATGGGCTTCGTCAGCGGCGGGCCGTCCACGCAGCCGAACCTCTACTACCACGTAAGCGACATCGACGCGGCCGTCGAGCAGGTGCGCAAGCTGGGCGGCAGCACCGGCGAGGTGTTCGCGAGCAAGTCGGGCCGCGGTTGCTCCTGCACCGACGACCAGGGGACCCAGATCAGCCTCTGGGAGCCCGACCCCGGCTTCGCGTAG
- a CDS encoding ArsR/SmtB family transcription factor yields the protein MAALADPTRRKVIDLLREGPRPAGELAQAVQMSAPALSRHLRVLRAGGLVQAETGGTDARLRLYTLRPEPFAALQAWLDQVQAFWAEQLGSFKEHVERARKDTP from the coding sequence CTGGCGGCGCTCGCCGACCCGACCCGGCGCAAGGTGATCGACCTGCTGCGCGAGGGCCCGCGCCCGGCCGGCGAGCTGGCCCAGGCCGTCCAGATGAGCGCACCCGCCCTCAGCAGGCACCTGCGCGTGCTGAGGGCCGGCGGGCTCGTGCAGGCCGAGACCGGCGGGACGGACGCCAGGCTGCGCCTCTACACGCTGCGCCCCGAGCCGTTCGCGGCACTGCAGGCGTGGCTGGACCAGGTGCAGGCGTTCTGGGCCGAGCAACTGGGCTCGTTCAAGGAACATGTCGAACGCGCACGGAAGGACACCCCGTGA
- a CDS encoding SRPBCC domain-containing protein, with the protein MNTVRAGVTVPVDPATAFRIFTDEIDSWYVRGRHSWVDPARAVGIRFEDGYLRELWSDGGHVDTGKILAWEPPHRLVWADLINETGRMEIEVAFSPVDGGTEVVLEHRGLDTLPPDVAGRIRRGYSWNIVLRWYADQWVG; encoded by the coding sequence GTGAACACGGTCCGTGCCGGCGTCACCGTCCCGGTCGACCCGGCGACCGCGTTCCGGATCTTCACCGACGAGATCGACAGCTGGTACGTCCGCGGCCGCCACAGCTGGGTCGACCCCGCCCGCGCGGTCGGCATCCGGTTCGAGGACGGCTATCTGCGCGAGCTGTGGTCCGACGGCGGCCACGTCGACACCGGCAAGATCCTCGCCTGGGAGCCGCCGCACCGCCTCGTCTGGGCCGACCTGATCAACGAGACCGGCCGGATGGAGATCGAAGTGGCCTTCAGCCCGGTCGACGGCGGCACCGAGGTCGTGCTGGAGCACCGCGGACTCGACACGCTGCCGCCCGACGTGGCCGGGCGGATCCGGCGCGGCTACTCCTGGAACATCGTCCTGCGCTGGTACGCCGACCAGTGGGTGGGCTAG